The following proteins are co-located in the Hydractinia symbiolongicarpus strain clone_291-10 chromosome 7, HSymV2.1, whole genome shotgun sequence genome:
- the LOC130649205 gene encoding uncharacterized protein LOC130649205, translating to MESDHDIVSGDECPSDDSLYSPQLQIHIDDSYDENICEEESFDTAECNPGLKSDAQFLVFWSCLLTLFQVCFTCLQKTCITRVVKRGTLIIVTSICPNKHVFNWQSQPIVNGRAAGNLLLSAAILYSGNTYARIAEMMSILRLQFISKSTFYDIQRSVLFPKLNTFYKKYRNNIYSECAAKEGNLIGDGRSDSPGYSAKYGTYTLMSVDINKIIDFQVVHVRTAGNSSRMEKWGLVTLLNKLRDHKVTVSALTTDRHVQIRAFMKKEHPEINHQFDVWHFGKSLKKSLTAAAKRKECLELIPWIKSIINHLWWCCASCDKNENVLRERWLSILYHIRGIHSWQGNEYFHECAHPTLDQQRKWLKLNSPAYEAVETIVQNKKTLADMNYLAHFCHTGSLEVFHSLLTKYCSKRIHFSMEGMVARTQLAVLDFNSGTNCEQAVTKKGVLRYKQVFSRVTQSWVVKKITEKKEKAYLAELMTANLEPIDNEKDKLPQTGEIAERITEVEKPDKSDAIKATRTRFKT from the coding sequence ATGGAAAGTGATCATGATATCGTCTCTGGTGATGAGTGCCCTTCTGATGATTCTTTATACTCACCGCAATTACAAATTCACATCGACGACAGTTATGATGAAAATATCTGCGAAGAAGAGTCTTTTGACACTGCTGAATGTAACCCAGGGCTCAAAAGCGACGCACAATTTCTTGTTTTCTGGTCTTGTCTGTTGACATTATTTCAAGTTTGTTTCACGTGTTTACAAAAAACGTGCATTACTCGTGTGGTAAAACGTGGAACTCTTATCATTGTTACTAGTATTTGTCCAAATAAACATGTTTTCAACTGGCAGTCTCAACCTATCGTAAATGGAAGAGCAGCAGGGAACTTATTACTTTCTGCAGCCATATTGTATTCCGGAAACACATACGCCCGCATTGCCGAAATGATGAGTATTTTGAGGCTTCAGTTTATCTCTAAGTCCACCTTCTATGATATTCAAAGGTCTGTTCTTTTTCCAAAAttaaacactttttataaaaaatatcgaaATAACATTTATTCTGAGTGCGCTGCGAAAGAAGGGAATTTGATTGGTGATGGGCGAAGTGACTCTCCAGGTTACAGTGCAAAGTATGGTACGTACACTCTAATGAGCGTAGACATCAATAAAATCATCGACTTTCAAGTTGTTCATGTTAGAACTGCAGGGAATTCTAGTCGAATGGAGAAGTGGGGATTAGTAACGCTACTAAATAAGCTGCGTGACCACAAAGTGACAGTTTCAGCATTAACAACAGATCGCCATGTTCAAATCCGCGCATTCATGAAGAAAGAACATCCTGAGATAAACCACCAGTTCGACGTTTGGCACTTTGGAAAAAGCTTGAAAAAAAGCTTGACTGCTGCTGCGAAGCGCAAAGAATGTCTTGAGCTGATACCTTGGATCAAATCCATTATAAATCATTTATGGTGGTGCTGCGCTTCATgcgacaaaaatgaaaacgttttacgTGAAAGGTGGCTTAGCATTCTTTATCATATTCGTGGAATCCACTCTTGGCAAGGCAATGAATATTTCCATGAATGTGCGCACCCCACATTAGACCAGCAACGCAAATGGTTAAAGTTGAATTCACCTGCATATGAAGCAGTGGAGACTattgtgcaaaataaaaaaactcttgCCGACATGAACTATTTGGCGCACTTTTGCCATACGGGAAGCCTAGAGGTATTCCATTCTTTGCTTACCAAATATTGCTCGAAACGTATTCATTTCAGCATGGAAGGTATGGTCGCGCGCACGCAGCTGGCTGTCCTTGATTTTAACTCGGGGACTAATTGTGAACAGGCTGTTACCAAAAAAGGAGTACTCCGCTATAAACAAGTCTTTTCACGAGTAACACAATCCTGGgtcgtaaaaaaaattaccgaGAAGAAAGAAAAGGCGTATTTAGCAGAATTAATGACGGCTAATTTGGAACCAATCGACAACGAAAAAGATAAGTTACCACAAACAGGAGAAATTGCTGAAAGAATAACAGAGGTTGAAAAACCCGACAAAAGCGATGCCATTAAAGCCACCAGGACAAGATTTAAaacgtga
- the LOC130649203 gene encoding ATP-dependent DNA helicase PIF1-like, protein MPRQLRQLFEIILIHCEPSDPFTLWTRYKGSMCEDYLRQMNEDQAEYRVLQDIHSVLRQSGKSLTDFNLPSLDEIPPAENIDVALEAERASQLRAQLTEEQTALADAVIEAVLNVANNTAQNNRLFYLEGAGGSGKTFTYNYLISEISGRGFQAGTAAFTGIAATLLKNGTTIHKLFQLPVPILENSTCRTPVSAYAVELRQKNLFLLDESSMIPKHAFHAIDRLLRDICNSELPFGGKVVLLGGDFSQLLPVVRKGKPTEIVDMCLKSSPLWHLVTEFKLTHNMRTRPGEQEFAAWLLQLGKGVLPVREQPPFQGAIEVPSNCVLQQNQCIVNTLFRDFHPENMASSVILTPTNDDSLIINDQVLELLPGEEKIYFSADDVVCDDEEERNQYPVEFLNSITPSGMPPHCLKLKSGAIVMLLRNININKGLCNGTRLTVRYLYDNCVDAKVLTGNAIGDRVLIPRVQLAPSDTGMPFVLRRRQLPLRLSYAMTINKAQGQTFEKVGILLRRPCFSHGQLYVAFSRARAFDDVRVSIVPPSKQGFFNGKCYSQNIVYRQVLT, encoded by the coding sequence ATGCCTCGGCAATTAAGACAATTGTTTGAAATAATACTTATCCACTGTGAACCTTCTGATCCTTTTACTTTGTGGACAAGGTACAAGGGTTCTATGTGTGAGGATTATCTTCGCCAAATGAACGAGGATCAAGCTGAGTACAGGGTGCTTCAAGATATTCATTCTGTACTTAGACAATCTGGTAAATCTCTTACTGATTTTAATCTTCCAAGTTTAGATGAAATACCTCCAGCTGAAAACATTGATGTAGCTTTGGAGGCTGAAAGAGCTTCTCAACTGAGGGCTCAACTTACTGAAGAACAGACAGCACTGGCTGATGCAGTTATAGAAGCGGTTTTAAATGTTGCTAACAATACAGCCCAAAATAACCGTTTGTTTTATTTAGAGGGTGCTGGTGGCAGTGGTAAAACCTTTACTTATAATTACCTTATTTCCGAAATTTCAGGTAGAGGTTTTCAAGCTGGAACTGCTGCATTTACTGGTATAGCAgcaactcttttaaaaaacggTACCACTATACATAAGTTATTTCAGTTACCAGTTCCTATTTTGGAAAACAGTACATGCAGAACTCCGGTGTCTGCTTATGCTGTTGAGCTACGgcaaaaaaatctctttttacTTGATGAATCTTCCATGATTCCCAAGCATGCTTTCCATGCAATAGATCGTCTTCTTCGAGACATTTGCAATAGCGAACTTCCATTTGGAGGTAAAGTTGTTCTTTTAGGTGGTGATTTTTCACAATTATTGCCTGTTGTCAGAAAAGGAAAACCAACTGAAATTGTTGACATGTGCCTAAAAAGTTCTCCACTATGGCACTTGGTTACAGAATTTAAATTAACTCACAACATGAGAACGAGGCCAGGAGAACAAGAATTTGCTGCATGGCTTCTGCAACTTGGAAAAGGTGTTTTACCAGTTCGGGAACAACCACCGTTTCAAGGTGCAATTGAAGTGCCATCCAATTGTGTGTTACAACAAAATCAATGTATTGTTAATACTTTGTTTAGGGATTTTCACCCAGAAAATATGGCATCATCTGTAATACTAACACCTACAAATGATGATTCACTTATAATTAATGATCAGGTGTTGGAGTTGTTGCcgggtgaagaaaaaatttattttagtgcAGATGATGTTGTGTGTGATGATGAGGAGGAACGGAATCAATATCCGGTGGAATTTTTAAATAGTATCACACCTTCAGGTATGCCTCCTCATTGTCTTAAATTAAAATCGGGTGCCATTGTTATGTTATTaagaaacataaacataaataaaggCTTATGTAATGGCACTCGCCTAACTGTAAGATATCTTTACGACAACTGTGTCGATGCTAAAGTACTCACTGGCAATGCTATTGGAGATAGGGTACTTATTCCAAGGGTGCAACTTGCACCTTCGGATACAGGTATGCCTTTTGTTTTGCGTCGCAGACAGCTTCCACTAAGGCTTTCTTATGCTATGACAATAAACAAGGCACAAGGTCAAACCTTTGAAAAGGTTGGTATATTGTTGCGCAGGCCTTGTTTTTCTCATGGTCAGTTGTATGTTGCTTTTTCTAGAGCAAGGGCATTTGATGATGTTAGAGTAAGTATTGTTCCCCCATCCAAGCAAGGGTTTTTTAATGGGAAATGTTACTCTCAAAATATTGTTTACCGTCAAGTTCTCacataa
- the LOC130649208 gene encoding uncharacterized protein LOC130649208, which translates to MDVVSSDDEIDEDEDVESTERMNSIHDFKLLARWAPAVVNHLYWSIATCKGDGKELAERFVSVVHHTANKHTFPQNSIYKECEHEKLTDEDKRQKEWFQMGSPAHNALIHIVTQKTLVTDLEQMNE; encoded by the exons ATGGACGTGGTAAGCAGTGATGACGAAATAGACGAGGATGAAGATGTTGAAAGTACAGAAAGGATGAATAGTATTCACG aTTTTAAGCTTCTTGCACGATGGGCTCCAGCAGTGGTTAACCACTTATATTGGTCCATCGCTACGTGTAAAGGGGACGGGAAAGAATTGGCTGAAAGATTTGTGTCAGTCGTCCATCATACTGCAAATAAACACACATTTCCACAAAATTCAATTTATAAAGAATGCGAACACGAGAAGTTAACGGACGAGGATAAGCGGCAAAAAGAATGGTTTCAAATGGGATCCCCTGCGCACAATGCATTGATCCATATTGTTACGCAAAAAACACTCGTCACAGATCTAGAgcaaatgaacgaataa
- the LOC130649206 gene encoding P2X purinoceptor 7-like: MSCNNDEEYNLESSESDNSLHEKDFTKLQPYEFEPLVSDEEEVSNGVENDEVSFTDAEPRTGNANWCECGNCRAMETDTESVCCVESNEIPDEFFQGHKCVTEAADFQVVVLTKAVLETALSALHDLRGDTLELKNESYRYAGYKQFTWWIHSRLGKGVRRVIPSCVVWAIRRKYPAEDEKYVLFKES, translated from the exons atgtcttgtaataatgacgaagaatataacttagaaagctcagaatcggataattctcttcatgaaaaagactttacaaagctacagccatacGAATTTGAACCTCTTGTGTCTGACGAGGAAGAAGTTAGTAACGGTGTAGAAAATGACGAGGTTTCTTTTACTGATGCAGAGCCACGTACGGGTAATGCAAATTGGTGTGAATGTGGAAATTGTAGAGCAATGGAAACCGATACTGAAAGCGTGTGCTGTGTCGAGTCAAACGAAATTCCTGATGAGTTTTTCCAAG gtcataaatgcgttaCAGAAGCTGCTGATTTtcaagtggttgttttgacaaaagctgttttagaaactgcgttATCTGCATTGCATGATTTGAGAGGAGACactttagaattaaaaaatga ATCTTATCGTTACGCTGGTTATAAACAGTTCACTTGGTGGATACACAGTCGATTGGGAAAAGGGGTGAGAAGAGTGATTCCTTCTTGTGTAGTATGGGCAATTCGAAGAAAATATCCGGCAGAAgatgaaaaatatgttttattcaaagaaagttga
- the LOC130648668 gene encoding uncharacterized protein LOC130648668, with protein sequence MRNYAFDVSDWREKRAPGANEMPEFNDSSDEDEESAKPPRSTLNKDKWCLCKNCEVMPSQQECICCHEIDEIKYAHLNDKHCLLDHPDFVPVVLLKNNLWTALVGLHDRGSRGLSSRNNVSNRSYRYAAYRQFCWFIHTRLGRSVRRVIPACVVTMIRQEYPSPDGKYVGFCEVTGVSEVDFSWSGDN encoded by the exons ATGCGTAATTATGCATTTGACGTCAGTGATTG gcgGGAGAAG AGAGCGCCTGGCGCAAATGAAATGCCCGAATTTAATGACTCATCTGACGAGGATGAAGAAAGTGCGAAACCTCCAAGAAGTACCTTGAATAAGGACAAGTGGTGCTTATGTAAAAACTGCGAGGTTATGCCATCGCAGCAAGAATGCATTTGTTGTCATGAAATTGACGAGATAAAGTACGCCCATCTGAACG ACAAACATTGCTTACTTGACCATCCTGACTTTGTTCCAGTCGTGCTCTTGAAAAACAACCTTTGGACGGCGTTAGTGGGCTTGCACGATAGAGGAAGTCGTGGTTTATCAAGCAGAAATAATGTTTCCAACAG ATCTTATAGATACGCTGCTTATCGGCAGTTTTGTTGGTTTATCCACACCAGATTAGGAAGAAGTGTACGTCGAGTGATCCCAGCTTGTGTAGTAACGATGATTCGTCAAGAATACCCGAGCCCTGATGGAAAGTACGTGGGTTTTTGTGAAGTGACAGGAGTCTCAGAGGTGGACTTTTCTTGGAGTGGAgacaattaa